The genomic window AGACGACTATACAAGAGATCACAATCCGCGATCTTATTACAATGACTGCACCTTATAAATTTAAATATGAACCCTACACAAAAGTGTATTCAAGTGACGATTGGACGAAAAGTGTATTAGATTTTTTGGGTGGTAAGGGCAAAATTGGTCAGTTTAAATACACCACTATTGGATTACATGTCTTATCAGGAATTCTTGTTAGTGCAGTCGGTAAGTCTATCGTTGAATTTGCAAACGAAAATTTATTCCAACCACTCAATATTAAATCAACTCATCATGCACCCATAAAAAATAAAGAAGAGTACTTTGCTTTTCTGAAAAATAAAGGAGTGAGCGGTTGGGTAGTAGATCCAAAAGGGATGAATACCGCAGGATGGGGACTAGCTTTAACTTTAAATGATGTATCAAAAATTGGTCAATTATACTTGAATCTAGGTAAATGGAAAGGAACACAGATCGTCTCTTCTCAATGGATTGCGGAAAGTACCAAAGTACATAGTTTGTTTAACGAACTGCCTTATGGTTATTTATGGTGGATAATAAAAGACGAAACGATAAATGCCTATGCAGCTATCGGAGATGGAGGGAATATTATTTTTATATCTCCCGAGAAGGAATTAGTAATATCTATCACTTCTACATTTTTCCCAAGAGCAAAAGACAGAATAGAATTAATAAAGGAATTTATCATACCAATGCTTAATTTATAATAGACTATCTTTATTGAATAATCTTTCAAAAAACTAACAAATGAAAACTAAGGAATCCCTATTATTACTCTTATTCATTCTATTAAAATTTTTCTTACAATCTATTCTAATAGACTCAGGTTATGATTTACAGAGAGATGAATTTCTTCATTTAGATCAAGCGAATCATTTGGCTTTAGGATTTACATCAATTCCGCCATTTACATCATGGATCTCTTTTCTTATTAAACTTTTAGGGAATACAGTTTTTTGGGTGAAGTTTTTTCCAGCTTTATTTGGCGTCTTAACATTGGTCGTAGTTTGGTTCACAATTGATGAGCTGAAAGGAAATCTATATGCAAAAATACTTGGTGCATCCTGCATTTTATTTTCGGCCTTACTAAGGTTAAATACCCTTTTTCAACCCAATTCATTTGATGTACTAAGTTGGACTGTCGTTTTTTACTTCATCATAAAATACATAAATACTGATAAACCAAAGTGGATGTATTGGACGGCTGTATTTTTTGCTCTCGGCTTTCTTAATAAATACAACATTGCCTTTTTGGTACTCGGACTTATCCCAGGCATTTTGATGACAAAAACTAGAAAGCTATTACTAAGAAAAGAAGTATATGGAGCGATATTATTAGCGATCGTGCTAATATCACCCAACCTTTTTTGGCAATACAGTAATGACTTTCCTGTCTTTAAACATATGGAAGAGTTGGCCAATACACAATTAGTGAATGTACAAAGATTATCATTTCTCAAAAATCAACTCTTCTTTTTTACAGGTTCTATTTTTGTCATTCTCGCAGCACTTACAGGTTTATCGACATCAAAGGATTTGGGTAAATTTAGATTTTTATTTTGGTCATTTCTCTTCACATTAATCATATATACCTATTTAAAAGCCAAAGATTATTATGCCATCGGATTATATCCAATTTATATTGCTATTGGGGCAGTGTATCTAATCAATAAACTCGAAAACAATATTGGAAAAGTAATAAAGCCAATATTAATCGCTTTGCCTTTATTGGTCATGATACTCAGTTATGATATCGCATTCCCTAATCAAACGCCTGAATATATTATCCAAAATCAAGAAGAATATAAAGCACTTGGTTTGTTGAGATGGGAGGATGGGAAAGATCATCAGATTCCGCAAGATTATGCGGACATGTTAGGTTGGAGTGAATTGGCAGAGAAAGTAGATGTGGCGTATAATCTGATTAAAGAACCTGATAAAACTTTGGTGTTATGCGACAATTATGGTCAAGCTGGAGCGATAAATTATTACTCTAAAAAAGGAATTAAAGCAGTTTCATTTGATGCTGATTATGTCAATTGGTATGATCTAGATACAAAGTACACCAACTTAATTCGAGTAAAGTACGGAAGAGAAAGAGATAATGAACTGAAAGAAACAAGTCCTTATTTCGAGTATTCAGCATTACAAGATTCGGTAACGAATATTTATGCAAGAGAATATGGCACATCAATATTTATTTTTGAGAATGCTAAAATTGATATCAATAGGAGAATCGAAGAAGAACTGGAAAAAATTAAAAATAAATAGTTCAATAGCATTATCAAGCATGCTTGATAGAAACTAAAAAAGGCCAAGTGAAAAACTTGGCCTTTTAAAAATATATTCGTTTATACTGTATTGTGAGTTTTAGTTCTGTTGGATGTACATCACTTTAGTTTGTAAGTACTCCTCAAGACCATGTTTTCCGTCAGCACCACCAATACCCGATTTTCTAAATCCAGCATGGAAACCTTGGATTGCTTCGAAGTTTTCACGGTTCACGTACGTTTCACCGAAACGAAGCTCTTTTGTTGCTCTTAATACTTTATTGATATCATTAGTATAGATTGAAGAAGTCAGACCATACTCGCTATCGTTAGCAAAGTCTAAAGCTTCATCGAATGATGCTACTTTCATTACTGGAAGTACAGGACCGAATGTTTCGTTCTGCATCACTTCATGATGTTGCTCTACATTGGCAATTACTGTTGGCTCATAATAGTAACCTTTGTTGAAACGGTTAGATACTCTACCACCAAGTAATACTTCACCACCTTCTTCTACAGCACGTTTTACCATCTGATCTACTTTCATAAGTTGAGTAGAGTTGATCTGAGCACTCATGTCAGCTTTATCATCCGTACGAGCATCGCCCACGCGAACCGCTTTCATAGCAGGGAGAAGTTTAGTCATGAATTCATCGTATACTTCTTCTTCTACATATACTCTTTCCGCACAGTTACATACCTGACCGCTGAAGATTACTCTTGAAGCTACAATGGCTTTCACTGCTAAATCTAAATCAGCATCTTTACAAACAATTGCAGGAGCCTTACCACCTAATTCTAAAGATACTTTTGTAATGTTTTTAGCTGCAGCTTCCATTACTTTCTGACCTGCTACTACAGAACCGGTTAAGCTGATAATTCCTACATCAGGATTTTCTGTTAAAGCTTGTCCGATTTCATGACCGTAACCTGTAACGATACTTAAAATCCCTGCAGGTAAACCGATGTTTTCGATTAATCTAGCGAATTCCATACAAACCATAGGAGTTTCCTCACTGATCTTTACGATACAAGCATTACCTGTTAATAAAGAAGGTGCAATCTTACGTGCCATTACAAAGAATGGGAAGTTCCAAGGCGTAATACCTACAGCAATACCGATAGGTAATTTGTGTAACATCATTTGTTCGTTTGGACGATCACTTTGGATAATTTCTCCTTCGTAAGAACGAGCCAAACCTGCGTAATAATCAAAATAAACAGCAGTTACATCAATTTCTACTTGTGCCAAGCCCATTACTTTTGCTTGTTCGGTAGATAATGTTTCCGCTAAAAATACTCTGTTTTCACGGATAACTTGTGCCATCTTTTTTAGGTATTCTGCTCTTTCTACAGATGGACGTAATCCCCATTCAGTTTGTGCTGCTTTTGCAGCTGCAACTGCTCTATCTGCATCGTCTTTAGTACCTCTTGGGGCTAAAGCGATGACTTCTTCTGTACAAGGATTTAGTACCTCGATATGGTCCGCTGAACTCGAAAAAGAGCCTGCGATGAACTGTTGGTAAGTCTTTACTTGATTACCAGTAATAGTTGATAGATCTGACATAGTGTTTGTGTATTTATAATTTTTTGAAGTTCCAATCGGATTATGTGTGCAATCTACGATTAATGTTTTTTTTTAATTTCCTGCGGTTTCCTGCTAGGTATGCAGGAAACTCAAGGATACTTTCTTTTGGAGTGGGTAGTATGTTTGTAATGTGACAAAACAACAATGGATCAAAAAATAAAATCACAAATAAATTATGAACGCGGTATCACCAATTAAAGCGAAAAAAATTGATAAAAAGAGTACTTCCGATTCAAATTGGAAAATCACTCCTGAATTACCAAAATTAGAGTTCGAATGGGAGAAAGGATCTGATCCTGTTACACGAACTGAAGTAGAATTATTCTACAAATCGAAAGCAATTAAAAAGCTTAGAAAAGATATTTGTACGGCTGGTAGAAGGCTATGGGAAAGAGGTTATGTAGACGGAAACGGTGGTAATATCACTGTTCGTGTAGGCGATAATCTTGTTTTATGTACACCTACTTTAATCTCTAAAGGTTTGATGAAGCCAAAAGATATTTGTTTAATTGACTTAGACGGAAATCAAAAGGCAGGGCATAGACCAAGAACTTCAGAAGCTTTAACTCACTTAGCAATCATGAGAAGAATGCCAGCGGCTAAAGCATGTGTACACGCCCATCCTCCTCATGGTACAGCCTTCGCTATTGCTTCTATTGTTCCTCCAACAGGGGTTATTCCTGAAGCAGATATCTTCTTAGGTCAAATGGGATTAGCGAAATATGAAACTCCAGGTTCACCAGAAAACGCAGAGGTAATCGGAGAAACAGCTATCGACCACCAAGCAGTTTTGATGGAAAACCATGGTGTAATTGTTTGGGGTAGTCACTTGGAAGATGCTTACTGGAAAATGGAAAATGTAGAAGCTATTTGTCAAACAGTGATGGTAGCCACAACAGTTTCTCCAGAAATTTCTTGTGTAGGTATTGAGAAAGCAAAAGATATGATTGCCATTCGTCAGAAACTAGGTATGTACGACAAGCGTGCAAACTGGTCGGACGATGAGCTACTTCAAAACGACTATTACAAAAAAGCAAAAGTCGTCAACAGAAGATAATTATTGAGTCAAATGTGTGATCACTATTTTTTTATGAATTAAGATTTCCAACTAATTCATTTTTTCAAAAAGTATTGCTTGTTCAATGTTACAGGCAATACTTTTTACTACAACACATGATCAAATAGCAAAATACTTTTATCGAATTCCCTAACTAAATGAAATGAAAATCTTATGAAAATAGGACTATTTATACCCTGCTATGTAAATCAATTCTACCCGGAAGTGGGTAAGGCAACTTTACAACTTTTACAAAAATATGGTGAAGTAGGTTATCCATCAGGACAAACATGCTGTGGTCAGCCTATGGCCAATGCCGGCTGTGAAAACGAAGGAGTGGATGCACTAAAAGTTTTTTATCAACAGTTTAAAGACTTTGATTATATCGTAGCTCCATCGGCAAGTTGTATTCTGCATATCCGAGAACACGGAGGGAAGTTATATAAAGAAATGAAGCCTATTCTTCATAAGGTGTTAGATCTTACGGAATTCTTATTTGATGTGGTCAAGGAAGATCAATTACAAGCTTCTTTTCCACATAAAGTAGCCATACATAAATCGTGTCATGGTTTAAGAGGAATGCGTTTGGGACAATGTTCCGAAAGAGTTACTTGTGATGTATCCAAGCAAGATGAATTGATAAAACAGGTAGAAGGCATTACCTTGATTCAACCTCAAAGAGCCGACGAATGTTGTGGATTTGGCGGAACTTTTAGTGTTTCCCAGCCAGATGTATCAGTTAGAATGGGCAACGACAGAATAAATGATTACATCCAATCGGGTGCAGAGTATATCACTTCCGGAGATATGTCTTGTTTGATGCACTTAGACGGTATCATCCAAAGAAAGAAACTAAATATAAAAGTGATTCATTTAGCTGAAATCTTAGCTGCTCAATTATCAGAAACACCAAAACAGACGGAAGAACATGTCAACGCAGTATAAAACACATCAAGAGGGAGCAAAGCAATTTAATAAAAACCCTGATCGTGTTACTTGGCATGATAAGGCACTTTGGTTTGTTCGTGAAAAAAGGGATAAATCGGCGCATTCAATTCCAGAATGGGAAGAGTTAAGAGAGATCGCTTCTCAAATTAAAGCACATTCATTATCCAATTTAAATGGGTATTTGATGCAATTCGAGGAGAAAGCGAAAGCCAATGGAGTGCATGTGCATTGGGCCAAAGATGCTCAGGAGCATAACGAAATTGTGCATTCCATATTGTCAAAACATGAAGTGAAAAATGTGGTA from Flammeovirga yaeyamensis includes these protein-coding regions:
- a CDS encoding serine hydrolase domain-containing protein → MRTTETLELRKLIQTKYSNIIGIEVVKDNKVVFEDYFNGYSNHDLVHVASVTKSIVSLLLGIAIDKGFIKSIDQKILEFFPDYMIKRRETTIQEITIRDLITMTAPYKFKYEPYTKVYSSDDWTKSVLDFLGGKGKIGQFKYTTIGLHVLSGILVSAVGKSIVEFANENLFQPLNIKSTHHAPIKNKEEYFAFLKNKGVSGWVVDPKGMNTAGWGLALTLNDVSKIGQLYLNLGKWKGTQIVSSQWIAESTKVHSLFNELPYGYLWWIIKDETINAYAAIGDGGNIIFISPEKELVISITSTFFPRAKDRIELIKEFIIPMLNL
- a CDS encoding ArnT family glycosyltransferase — encoded protein: MKTKESLLLLLFILLKFFLQSILIDSGYDLQRDEFLHLDQANHLALGFTSIPPFTSWISFLIKLLGNTVFWVKFFPALFGVLTLVVVWFTIDELKGNLYAKILGASCILFSALLRLNTLFQPNSFDVLSWTVVFYFIIKYINTDKPKWMYWTAVFFALGFLNKYNIAFLVLGLIPGILMTKTRKLLLRKEVYGAILLAIVLISPNLFWQYSNDFPVFKHMEELANTQLVNVQRLSFLKNQLFFFTGSIFVILAALTGLSTSKDLGKFRFLFWSFLFTLIIYTYLKAKDYYAIGLYPIYIAIGAVYLINKLENNIGKVIKPILIALPLLVMILSYDIAFPNQTPEYIIQNQEEYKALGLLRWEDGKDHQIPQDYADMLGWSELAEKVDVAYNLIKEPDKTLVLCDNYGQAGAINYYSKKGIKAVSFDADYVNWYDLDTKYTNLIRVKYGRERDNELKETSPYFEYSALQDSVTNIYAREYGTSIFIFENAKIDINRRIEEELEKIKNK
- the aldA gene encoding aldehyde dehydrogenase, with protein sequence MSDLSTITGNQVKTYQQFIAGSFSSSADHIEVLNPCTEEVIALAPRGTKDDADRAVAAAKAAQTEWGLRPSVERAEYLKKMAQVIRENRVFLAETLSTEQAKVMGLAQVEIDVTAVYFDYYAGLARSYEGEIIQSDRPNEQMMLHKLPIGIAVGITPWNFPFFVMARKIAPSLLTGNACIVKISEETPMVCMEFARLIENIGLPAGILSIVTGYGHEIGQALTENPDVGIISLTGSVVAGQKVMEAAAKNITKVSLELGGKAPAIVCKDADLDLAVKAIVASRVIFSGQVCNCAERVYVEEEVYDEFMTKLLPAMKAVRVGDARTDDKADMSAQINSTQLMKVDQMVKRAVEEGGEVLLGGRVSNRFNKGYYYEPTVIANVEQHHEVMQNETFGPVLPVMKVASFDEALDFANDSEYGLTSSIYTNDINKVLRATKELRFGETYVNRENFEAIQGFHAGFRKSGIGGADGKHGLEEYLQTKVMYIQQN
- a CDS encoding class II aldolase/adducin family protein → MNAVSPIKAKKIDKKSTSDSNWKITPELPKLEFEWEKGSDPVTRTEVELFYKSKAIKKLRKDICTAGRRLWERGYVDGNGGNITVRVGDNLVLCTPTLISKGLMKPKDICLIDLDGNQKAGHRPRTSEALTHLAIMRRMPAAKACVHAHPPHGTAFAIASIVPPTGVIPEADIFLGQMGLAKYETPGSPENAEVIGETAIDHQAVLMENHGVIVWGSHLEDAYWKMENVEAICQTVMVATTVSPEISCVGIEKAKDMIAIRQKLGMYDKRANWSDDELLQNDYYKKAKVVNRR
- a CDS encoding (Fe-S)-binding protein, which codes for MKIGLFIPCYVNQFYPEVGKATLQLLQKYGEVGYPSGQTCCGQPMANAGCENEGVDALKVFYQQFKDFDYIVAPSASCILHIREHGGKLYKEMKPILHKVLDLTEFLFDVVKEDQLQASFPHKVAIHKSCHGLRGMRLGQCSERVTCDVSKQDELIKQVEGITLIQPQRADECCGFGGTFSVSQPDVSVRMGNDRINDYIQSGAEYITSGDMSCLMHLDGIIQRKKLNIKVIHLAEILAAQLSETPKQTEEHVNAV